Proteins from a genomic interval of Desulfoplanes formicivorans:
- a CDS encoding type IV pilus secretin PilQ, translated as MIDMHWMRRIALVGCLVWASMICLAGCTPAGRTKPVAATGPASSQSSSHPGILAKDPSSNVVAAWVADGKTYVRIPMDAKTDVVPAMDGQRFSLTFSPPLKPVALPREGVGVVSRWTSSPNPGGQWDRIELELARKAQFLVSRPSSSLLQLMLVPPNGKVAGQARKQDASHAFRGIDFSRNKAGNLFVTLHVGPDVRLMPQNGEEGKMTFLFENAHIPQRLARLYRLEEFATVIDSALFRNVQDGVLLTMLTAQRVPFHVETKPDGLVLQFLTQEIDRSERDARRRQAARPSTVSVQEAVKTRDQAELLEMNTLFPGMKREYSGQKISIDLQDADVELVLRLIAEVSRHNLIIDENVKGKISLKLQDIPWDQALDLVLLQKGLGMVVKGNIMRIATTKQLESERDQLRRAREAALQARESLSSLEPLQTRYMQINYSTAAEIEPKVREFLSPRGKISQDARTNMLIIRDAGSQLDKIAAVINKLDRPERQVLIEARIVYATDDFQRSLGINWSGSYDHNDANSRYTRTFNVNGVTLPSSVGGMDAGVNFAKIAGLDLFTLDAQLRLGELKNIAKTISSPRVVTLNNNRAEIKQGTKVASQAESESGGTTTEYNDAILSLSVQPQITPDDKLILDLDISDDAPAGDDISTRSTKTKMIVSNNETIVIGGVQKSTETNIEDRVPGLASIPGMGWLFKNESTSYQKEELLIFIRPRILD; from the coding sequence ATGATTGACATGCATTGGATGAGGCGGATTGCTCTGGTTGGATGCCTGGTATGGGCCAGCATGATCTGTCTTGCGGGGTGTACTCCCGCTGGCAGGACCAAGCCTGTTGCAGCGACCGGTCCTGCCTCGTCGCAATCGTCCTCCCACCCCGGGATTCTTGCCAAGGATCCATCCAGCAACGTTGTTGCGGCCTGGGTAGCGGACGGTAAAACCTATGTGCGCATTCCCATGGATGCGAAAACAGATGTGGTGCCGGCAATGGATGGGCAACGCTTTTCATTGACCTTTTCTCCGCCCCTAAAGCCGGTGGCCCTTCCACGCGAGGGCGTGGGCGTGGTCTCCAGGTGGACGTCCAGCCCGAATCCTGGCGGCCAATGGGACCGGATAGAGCTGGAACTTGCCCGCAAGGCCCAGTTCTTGGTGTCCCGTCCCTCCTCGTCCCTTTTGCAGCTCATGCTCGTTCCACCGAACGGCAAGGTTGCCGGACAGGCGCGCAAACAGGATGCATCCCATGCCTTCCGGGGCATTGATTTTTCTCGCAACAAGGCCGGCAATCTCTTCGTCACCCTGCATGTGGGGCCGGATGTCCGGTTGATGCCCCAGAACGGGGAAGAGGGGAAGATGACCTTTCTTTTTGAAAATGCGCATATTCCCCAGCGCTTGGCGCGGCTGTACAGGCTGGAAGAATTTGCAACGGTCATTGATTCGGCCCTGTTCCGCAACGTGCAGGACGGCGTGCTGTTGACCATGCTCACTGCCCAGAGGGTCCCCTTTCATGTGGAGACCAAGCCGGATGGGCTTGTGCTTCAATTTCTGACCCAGGAGATTGACCGCAGCGAGCGCGATGCCAGACGACGTCAGGCGGCCAGGCCCTCGACCGTTTCGGTGCAGGAGGCGGTGAAGACCAGGGATCAGGCGGAACTTCTGGAAATGAACACCCTGTTTCCAGGCATGAAAAGGGAATATTCCGGGCAGAAGATTTCCATTGACCTGCAGGATGCTGACGTGGAACTTGTCCTGCGTCTCATTGCCGAGGTGAGCCGACACAATCTGATCATCGACGAAAATGTCAAGGGCAAGATCTCCCTGAAACTTCAGGATATTCCCTGGGATCAGGCCCTGGATCTGGTGCTGCTTCAAAAGGGCCTCGGGATGGTCGTCAAGGGCAACATCATGCGCATTGCCACGACCAAGCAGCTGGAAAGCGAACGGGATCAACTGCGCCGGGCCAGGGAAGCGGCCTTGCAGGCCAGGGAAAGCTTGAGCAGCCTGGAACCGCTGCAGACCAGGTACATGCAGATCAATTACAGTACGGCCGCGGAAATCGAACCCAAGGTTCGGGAATTCCTCTCCCCCAGGGGCAAGATCAGCCAGGACGCCCGAACCAATATGCTCATCATCCGGGATGCCGGATCCCAGCTGGACAAGATAGCGGCCGTGATCAACAAACTGGATCGGCCTGAACGTCAGGTGCTCATCGAGGCCAGGATCGTCTACGCCACGGATGATTTTCAGCGCAGTCTGGGCATCAACTGGTCGGGTTCCTATGATCACAATGATGCCAATTCCCGGTATACCCGGACGTTCAATGTCAACGGCGTGACCTTGCCTTCAAGTGTGGGCGGCATGGACGCCGGGGTGAATTTTGCCAAGATTGCCGGGCTGGATCTCTTTACCCTGGACGCCCAGCTCAGGCTCGGAGAGCTCAAGAATATCGCCAAGACCATTTCCTCCCCGCGCGTGGTTACCCTGAACAACAACCGGGCCGAGATCAAGCAGGGGACCAAGGTCGCCTCTCAGGCGGAATCCGAAAGCGGCGGGACCACCACCGAGTACAATGACGCCATTTTGTCCCTGTCGGTGCAGCCACAGATCACTCCTGACGACAAGCTCATCTTGGATCTGGATATCAGTGATGACGCGCCGGCTGGCGATGATATCTCCACCCGTTCCACCAAGACCAAGATGATTGTCAGCAATAACGAGACGATTGTCATCGGTGGGGTTCAGAAGTCCACGGAAACCAACATCGAGGACCGGGTGCCGGGCCTGGCTTCCATTCCCGGCATGGGCTGGCTGTTCAAGAATGAAAGCACTTCCTACCAGAAGGAAGAACTGCTCATCTTCATCAGGCCCAGGATTCTTGATTGA
- a CDS encoding pilus assembly protein PilP, with protein MTRMMRVRHVVWGMIVLWGLGHGGPSMFVHAEGQVPGHEEAPSLSGEMPAWMQPSSYRYDPLVTTDPFVPFIRKEEPPALQAEEVPLSRPLTPLEKIDVTQLTAVGIVWYPAGNKQSMAMVQLPDGKGFVLRKGMRVGRHNGVVDTITPEAIIVREQGRDIFGKQITRDVLIKLHRKQGVQHD; from the coding sequence ATGACTAGAATGATGCGAGTGCGCCATGTTGTTTGGGGAATGATCGTCCTCTGGGGTCTTGGGCATGGAGGTCCGTCCATGTTCGTGCATGCCGAAGGACAGGTTCCCGGGCACGAGGAAGCGCCGTCCCTTTCCGGGGAAATGCCTGCATGGATGCAGCCTTCATCGTATCGATACGATCCCCTGGTCACCACCGACCCTTTTGTCCCCTTTATCCGCAAGGAAGAACCTCCTGCGCTGCAGGCCGAAGAGGTCCCCTTGTCCCGTCCCCTGACGCCCTTGGAAAAGATTGACGTTACCCAGCTCACGGCCGTGGGCATCGTGTGGTATCCCGCAGGGAACAAGCAATCCATGGCCATGGTTCAGCTTCCGGATGGCAAGGGGTTTGTTTTACGCAAGGGAATGCGCGTGGGCAGGCATAATGGGGTCGTGGATACGATTACTCCGGAGGCGATCATTGTTCGGGAACAGGGCCGTGATATTTTTGGCAAGCAAATAACCAGGGATGTGCTCATCAAACTGCACAGGAAACAAGGGGTTCAACATGATTGA
- a CDS encoding FmdB family zinc ribbon protein: MPLFEFTCKACHETFEEITSSTSRKTITCPKCGSHDVQKLVSATVMTRKGSSLTGGGSCGGSGGFS, from the coding sequence ATGCCTCTTTTTGAATTTACCTGCAAAGCATGCCATGAGACCTTCGAGGAAATCACCTCTTCGACCTCCCGCAAAACCATCACCTGCCCCAAGTGCGGGTCACACGATGTGCAGAAACTGGTTTCTGCCACGGTCATGACCCGCAAGGGGTCATCGTTGACCGGGGGAGGCTCCTGCGGTGGTTCAGGCGGTTTTTCCTGA
- a CDS encoding universal stress protein: MAQIKTILCAVDFSEHSAEVADYSQTMANALGAKVKVLYVAPSLTQYVGFHVPPTSIESFVGEIVSGAEKTMDAFLEERFDKCDAEGAVVTGYAAEEILDYAQEHKVDMIIMGTHGRKGIDRILFGSVAEKVVQTSSVPVLTIRPSA; encoded by the coding sequence ATGGCACAGATCAAAACAATTCTTTGTGCGGTTGATTTTTCCGAACACAGCGCCGAAGTGGCTGATTATTCGCAAACCATGGCCAATGCCCTCGGGGCCAAGGTCAAGGTGCTGTACGTGGCCCCATCCCTGACCCAGTATGTGGGTTTTCATGTCCCGCCGACTTCCATTGAAAGTTTTGTGGGAGAAATTGTTTCCGGTGCGGAAAAGACCATGGACGCTTTTCTGGAAGAACGCTTTGACAAGTGCGATGCCGAAGGCGCTGTTGTTACCGGATATGCGGCAGAAGAAATCCTTGATTACGCCCAGGAACACAAGGTGGACATGATCATCATGGGAACTCACGGACGCAAGGGCATTGACCGGATTCTCTTTGGCTCCGTAGCCGAAAAGGTTGTCCAGACGTCCTCGGTGCCTGTTTTGACAATCAGGCCTTCTGCCTAG
- a CDS encoding type 4a pilus biogenesis protein PilO — MSRQDLTRTLEQLTIWHKILIMLGLLVVVGGCYWYFFLSPQLETMIKLHKSISKVNSDIKRFTTISLQLPALEKKVNAKQSEFLFAQTLLPKDTQALERLLASFEMLAQEMGVSFMSFTPGRETVGELYASRNVSLRLRGSFHNLMRFFDKLSRLDRLVQLQSLRLQPAGQQPGRQGALLGADSTLIVFRALTHEERAAKQAKKSKK; from the coding sequence ATGAGTAGACAGGATCTGACCCGGACATTGGAACAGCTGACCATCTGGCACAAGATCCTGATCATGCTTGGCCTTCTGGTGGTGGTGGGCGGTTGTTACTGGTATTTTTTTCTGAGCCCCCAGCTTGAAACCATGATCAAGCTGCACAAGAGTATTTCCAAGGTCAATAGCGACATCAAGCGGTTTACAACTATTTCCCTGCAGCTTCCCGCTCTCGAGAAAAAGGTCAACGCCAAACAATCCGAGTTCCTTTTTGCCCAGACCTTGCTTCCCAAGGATACCCAGGCATTGGAACGTCTGCTGGCCTCCTTTGAGATGCTGGCCCAGGAGATGGGTGTGAGCTTCATGTCCTTTACCCCGGGCAGGGAAACCGTGGGCGAACTGTATGCTTCAAGAAACGTGAGTCTGCGTCTTCGGGGGAGCTTTCACAATCTGATGCGCTTTTTCGACAAATTGTCCCGATTGGATCGTCTGGTTCAGCTTCAATCCCTGCGGCTGCAACCTGCGGGACAGCAGCCAGGCAGACAGGGGGCCCTGCTGGGGGCGGACAGCACTCTGATCGTTTTTAGGGCATTGACCCACGAGGAACGAGCCGCCAAGCAGGCAAAGAAATCCAAGAAATAG
- a CDS encoding PilN domain-containing protein, translating into MITINLLPQKRRARISHIHLELFWAGVFLGVLLVGMGIGYYFVHSRITTLEATLKQRQAVKSALLVQVGKVNKLKRELEGLEAQIAAIRTIRVRQGLPVRYLDAIVSRMPGEKIWLETLSLNGQNTIEMKGVALDNQVFARYVEGLRDSPFIAKVITRRTQLRSIQDLGLVEFQCSVTAVPPGNKEEGDNE; encoded by the coding sequence ATGATTACCATCAATCTTTTGCCCCAGAAGCGCCGGGCCCGCATATCGCACATTCATCTGGAACTTTTCTGGGCAGGTGTGTTTCTTGGTGTGCTGCTGGTGGGCATGGGAATCGGATATTATTTTGTCCATTCCCGCATAACGACTCTGGAGGCGACCCTCAAGCAGCGGCAGGCCGTGAAAAGCGCCTTGCTGGTTCAAGTGGGCAAGGTGAACAAGCTCAAAAGGGAACTTGAGGGGTTGGAGGCCCAAATCGCCGCCATCCGGACCATTCGGGTCCGTCAGGGATTGCCGGTTCGCTATCTGGATGCCATTGTCTCCCGCATGCCCGGAGAAAAAATCTGGCTCGAAACCTTGTCCCTGAACGGCCAAAACACCATCGAAATGAAGGGTGTAGCCCTTGATAACCAGGTTTTTGCTCGCTATGTTGAAGGGTTGCGTGACTCTCCATTCATTGCCAAGGTGATTACCCGAAGAACCCAGCTGCGTTCCATTCAGGATCTCGGGCTTGTGGAGTTTCAATGTTCCGTGACAGCCGTTCCTCCTGGGAACAAGGAGGAGGGCGATAATGAGTAG
- the pilM gene encoding type IV pilus assembly protein PilM, which yields MIPFLHKKTTACGLDLGTSWLKMICLRKGRQGVRLERVGHMNLPLQSKGDAKAVGAAAKALHTSMAFKDKVVISSLRGHEIIVKHMQLPLAKDMRAVVEKEAREQIPFDLADLYLDFHCIDPPDKKAKKADVMVVATKKKVVMDLEATLEVGGLSLSVVDVDAFALSNCFEFNYPEQTQPAYLLDIGATQSILGVYEPHRPFYFRELGFGGQQITQTLARQLDIPLGEAEALKLEGPESLSSAQREQITRAIRERCRDWCREIKRVEQFFQTSTSITSLPKTLHVSGGGSLLAGLLPLLAHELDMEVSAFDPWRTIHVDSNQFDSRYIRTVGPQFAIPTGLALRGCQ from the coding sequence TTGATTCCTTTTTTGCACAAGAAGACCACTGCATGCGGCCTGGATTTGGGCACCTCGTGGCTCAAAATGATATGTCTGCGCAAGGGACGGCAGGGGGTCCGGCTGGAACGGGTGGGACACATGAACCTGCCTCTCCAGAGCAAGGGGGACGCCAAGGCCGTTGGTGCTGCGGCCAAGGCCCTGCATACCTCCATGGCCTTCAAGGACAAGGTCGTGATTTCCTCCCTGCGGGGGCACGAGATCATTGTCAAACACATGCAGCTGCCTCTTGCCAAGGATATGCGGGCTGTTGTTGAAAAAGAGGCCCGTGAACAGATTCCCTTTGATTTGGCTGACTTGTATCTCGATTTTCATTGCATTGACCCCCCGGACAAAAAAGCGAAAAAGGCCGACGTGATGGTGGTGGCCACCAAGAAGAAAGTGGTCATGGATCTTGAGGCGACTCTTGAGGTTGGCGGCCTCTCTCTTTCGGTGGTTGATGTGGATGCTTTTGCCTTGAGCAATTGTTTTGAATTCAACTATCCCGAACAGACTCAGCCTGCCTATCTGCTGGATATCGGGGCCACCCAAAGCATCCTCGGGGTATATGAGCCCCATCGCCCCTTTTATTTCCGGGAACTCGGGTTCGGGGGGCAGCAGATCACCCAAACTCTCGCCAGGCAACTCGATATTCCCCTTGGTGAAGCCGAGGCCCTCAAACTGGAGGGGCCAGAAAGCCTTTCTTCCGCACAGCGTGAACAGATAACCCGGGCCATCAGGGAGAGATGTCGGGACTGGTGCCGTGAAATCAAGCGGGTCGAGCAGTTTTTCCAAACCTCGACCTCCATCACGTCCCTGCCCAAGACCCTCCATGTTTCCGGAGGGGGGAGCCTGCTTGCGGGATTGCTTCCCCTGCTTGCCCATGAGCTGGACATGGAGGTGAGCGCGTTTGACCCCTGGCGCACGATCCATGTGGACTCGAATCAGTTTGATAGCCGGTACATCAGAACGGTTGGACCTCAATTTGCCATTCCCACGGGTTTGGCCTTGCGGGGTTGCCAATGA
- the hisC gene encoding histidinol-phosphate transaminase, whose amino-acid sequence MSNTRIRPDIRDFEPYVAGRSIDEIKAAYQLTSVIKLASNENPLGTSPVVQDVICKNASLAFRYAQAGNPVLRKALAEHLGIADTCIVCGNGSDEIIDLLIRVMARPGVDNVVAFDPCFSMYKVQSKLCGVAFRQAPLNRDFSFSWDGLLQIMDERTRIVFVTNPDNPSGYAAPASEILDLARRIPEQATLVVDEAYIDFSDPLETYSMLRLFENASNIVLLRTFSKLFGLAGLRLGYGIMPPDLADYLMRTRPPFSVNILAEKAGIAAINDTPFIEATRTTVLKGKEQLVRGMEACGCKVYPSQANFLLVKPPVDPARVCDALLRKGIIVRPLGSYGLDDCFRVSVGNAEENERFLHALGEVVHGS is encoded by the coding sequence ATGAGCAATACGCGTATTCGTCCCGATATACGGGACTTTGAACCCTATGTGGCCGGTCGGTCCATTGACGAGATCAAGGCGGCCTACCAGCTGACTTCGGTCATCAAGCTGGCCAGCAATGAGAATCCCCTTGGAACCTCACCCGTTGTCCAGGATGTCATCTGCAAGAACGCTTCTCTGGCCTTTCGCTATGCCCAGGCCGGAAATCCGGTTTTGCGCAAGGCCCTGGCCGAGCATCTCGGCATTGCTGATACGTGTATTGTGTGCGGTAATGGCTCCGACGAGATCATTGATCTGCTCATCCGGGTCATGGCCCGGCCCGGAGTGGACAATGTGGTTGCCTTTGATCCCTGCTTCAGTATGTACAAGGTCCAGTCGAAGCTGTGCGGCGTGGCATTCAGACAGGCTCCCCTGAACCGGGATTTTTCCTTTTCCTGGGACGGATTGCTTCAGATCATGGATGAAAGGACAAGGATTGTCTTTGTCACCAATCCGGACAACCCTTCGGGCTATGCTGCCCCGGCCTCGGAGATTCTGGACCTGGCCAGGCGCATTCCCGAGCAGGCGACCCTGGTGGTGGACGAGGCTTATATCGATTTCAGTGATCCCCTGGAAACCTATTCCATGCTGCGGTTGTTTGAAAATGCGTCCAATATTGTCCTTTTGCGTACCTTTTCCAAATTGTTCGGCCTGGCAGGATTGCGCCTGGGATATGGCATCATGCCGCCGGATCTGGCCGATTACCTCATGCGTACCCGCCCCCCCTTCAGCGTGAATATTCTGGCGGAAAAGGCCGGGATAGCGGCCATCAACGATACGCCCTTTATCGAGGCCACGCGCACCACCGTGCTTAAGGGCAAAGAGCAACTGGTCCGGGGAATGGAGGCGTGCGGCTGCAAGGTGTATCCTTCCCAGGCCAACTTCCTGCTTGTAAAACCTCCCGTGGACCCGGCTCGGGTGTGCGATGCCCTGCTCAGAAAGGGGATCATTGTCCGACCTCTTGGCAGTTATGGGCTGGATGACTGCTTTCGGGTTTCCGTGGGCAATGCCGAGGAAAATGAACGTTTTCTCCATGCCCTGGGGGAGGTGGTCCATGGGAGCTGA